A window of the Candidatus Edwardsbacteria bacterium genome harbors these coding sequences:
- a CDS encoding tetratricopeptide repeat protein, which translates to MDSDNSQGPEKILAQKKKAIETIIEMGKFYFLNQKFDEAMAEYKKAIALDSKSIDAYYNLGITLEALSDEDGARDAFAKVIELEPGNKGAQEHYDRLVEK; encoded by the coding sequence ATGGATAGCGATAACAGTCAGGGGCCGGAAAAAATTCTGGCCCAGAAAAAAAAGGCAATCGAGACCATAATAGAAATGGGTAAATTCTATTTTTTGAACCAGAAATTCGACGAAGCCATGGCGGAATATAAAAAAGCCATTGCCCTGGATAGCAAGAGCATTGATGCCTACTACAATCTGGGTATCACTTTGGAAGCCCTGAGCGATGAGGACGGCGCCAGGGATGCTTTTGCCAAAGTGATCGAACTGGAGCCGGGAAACAAGGGGGCCCAGGAACATTACGACCGTCTGGTGGAGAAATAA
- the pyrR gene encoding bifunctional pyr operon transcriptional regulator/uracil phosphoribosyltransferase PyrR: MTKQKAVIMDAKQVERAMIRIAHEIVEQNMGTKDLLIIGIKRRGDTLGKRIARIISGIEKTDIPYGAIDITFYRDDLQTIAHQPVVNQTDLNLDVTGKTVILVDDVLYTGRTVRAAIDEILDFGRPKSIELAVLIDRGHRELPIKANYVGKNVPTSHKEIIAVRTQEEDGEEKVIIKELNDEVE, encoded by the coding sequence ATGACCAAACAGAAAGCAGTCATAATGGACGCCAAACAGGTGGAACGGGCCATGATCAGGATCGCCCATGAGATCGTGGAGCAGAACATGGGCACCAAGGATCTGTTGATCATCGGCATCAAGCGGCGGGGCGATACTTTAGGCAAGCGGATAGCCCGCATCATCAGTGGCATCGAAAAGACAGATATTCCCTACGGGGCCATCGATATCACCTTTTATCGGGACGACCTGCAGACCATCGCCCACCAGCCGGTGGTCAACCAGACCGACCTTAATCTGGATGTCACCGGCAAGACGGTGATCCTGGTGGACGACGTACTGTACACCGGGCGCACGGTCCGGGCGGCCATAGACGAGATACTGGATTTCGGGCGTCCCAAGAGCATCGAACTGGCGGTGCTGATAGACCGGGGGCACCGGGAGCTGCCTATCAAGGCCAATTACGTGGGCAAGAACGTTCCCACCTCGCACAAGGAGATAATAGCGGTCCGCACCCAGGAGGAGGACGGCGAGGAGAAAGTGATCATAAAGGAGCTGAACGATGAAGTGGAATAA